The Daucus carota subsp. sativus chromosome 2, DH1 v3.0, whole genome shotgun sequence genome includes a window with the following:
- the LOC108206961 gene encoding probable polygalacturonase — MYRFSGLFLSLAVVFLLLDYLVDAEMMTCSNIVPMRYRKDKISITDFGGVGDGRTLNTKAFREAIYRIQHLKRRGGTFLYIPRGVYLTGSFNLTSHMTLFLARGAVIKATKDVRHWPLIAPLPSYGRGRERPGARYMSLIHGNGLSDVIITGEKGTIDGQGDVWWNMWRHRTLQFTRPNLIELMNSNDIIISNVIFKNSPFWNIHPVYCSNVVIRHVTILAPANSPNTDGIDPDSSSHVCIEDSYISTGDDLVAIKSGWDEYGIAYGRPSSFITIRRITGSSPFAGIAIGSETSGGVANVLAEHISLFNMGVGIHLKTNIGRGGVIRNITVSSVYMENVRKGIKIAGDVGDHPDGKYNRRALPVVKDIVINNVWGEKVQQAGSIQGLRNSPFTGICLSNIHLNGARGRKNSPWKCSDVTGAAVQVRPWPCSELSSSHETGACSVPL, encoded by the exons ATGTACCGATTTTCGGGACTTTTTTTGTCATTAGCGGTTGTGTTCTTGCTATTAGACTACTTGGTGGATGCTGAAATGATGACATGCTCGAATATAGTTCCGATGAGGTACCGGAAAGATAAGATATCGATTACGGACTTTGGAGGTGTGGGAGATGGCCGGACTTTGAATACCAAGGCGTTCCGGGAGGCTATCTACCGGATTCAGCATTTGAAGAGGAGAGGAGGGACATTTCTTTATATACCTAGAGGAGTTTATTTGACAGGGAGCTTCAATCTCACTAGTCACATGACTCTCTTCTTGGCTAGAGGAGCCGTTATCAAGGCCACAAAG GATGTGAGACATTGGCCTTTAATCGCTCCCTTGCCTTCGTATGGAAGAGGCAGGGAGCGGCCTGGTGCAAGATATATGAGTTTGATTCATGGAAATGGACTTAGCGACGTCATTATCACAG gTGAGAAAGGGACAATCGATGGCCAAGGCGATGTCTGGTGGAATATGTGGCGACATAGAACTCTTCAGTTCACGCGACCCAATCTGATTGAGCTCATGAACTCAAACGACATTATCATTTCAAATGTGATTTTCAAGAACTCGCCCTTCTGGAACATTCACCCTGTATATTGCAG CAATGTTGTAATTCGACATGTGACCATATTGGCCCCTGCTAACTCTCCTAACACTGATGGAATCGATCCAG ATTCAAGCTCCCATGTCTGCATCGAGGATTCGTACATATCTACAGGCGATGATCTGGTGGCCATAAAGAGCGGTTGGGATGAGTATGGTATTGCATATGGTCGTCCTAGCAGTTTCATCACTATCAGGAGAATAACAGGATCATCGCCTTTTGCTGGTATAGCAATCGGAAGTGAAACATCTGGGGGCGTAGCCAACGTTTTGGCTGAGCACATAAGCCTGTTTAATATGGGAGTTGGCATCCACTTGAAGACCAACATTGGCAGAGgaggagtcataagaaacatTACAGTGTCCAGTGTGTATATGGAGAATGTACGAAAAGGAATAAAAATTGCAGGCGATGTTGGAGATCATCCTGATGGAAAATACAACCGAAGAGCCCTACCTGTAGTCAAGGACATTGTAATCAATAATGTCTGGGGCGAAAAGGTTCAGCAAGCAGGTTCAATACAAGGCCTCAGAAATTCCCCTTTTACTGGGATATGTCTTTCCAATATTCATCTTAATGGCGCGAGGGGAAGGAAAAATTCTCCGTGGAAGTGCTCGGATGTAACTGGTGCTGCTGTTCAAGTTAGACCGTGGCCCTGCTCAGAACTGAGTAGCAGCCATGAAACTGGTGCATGCTCAGTTCCTTTGTAG